The proteins below are encoded in one region of Micromonospora sp. DSM 45708:
- a CDS encoding acetyl-CoA carboxylase biotin carboxylase subunit codes for MFDSLLVANRGEIARRVIRTARRLGVRAIAVHSEADADLPFVTEADEAVCVGPANPAQSYRNVEAILAAARSTGAQAIHPGYGFLSENADFARTVEGAGLIWVGPGADAITAMGDKINARNLMAAAGVPVAPGTTEPAADLDAAVTAAAEIGYPVMVKAAAGGGGMGMGVAADEAALRTEYDKVRAFAERMFGDGSVLIERYFPRVRHVEVQILGLADGRVVALGERECSVQRRNQKLVEESPSPAVSEELRSRFLAAAVRAGEAVGYRNAGTVECLLDPTTQEFFFLEMNTRLQVEHPVTEYVYGVDLVEEQLRVAAGLPPTFDPDALTPRGHAIELRINAEDPKRFLPGPGAITTWNEPSGTGVRVDSGYVAGNTVTPFYDSLLAKLIVSGATRAEAVERARAAVAQFEVAGPKCNLPFFAELLENPEFCSGDYDTGIVGRMR; via the coding sequence ATGTTTGATTCGCTGCTGGTGGCCAACCGTGGGGAGATCGCGCGCCGGGTCATCCGCACGGCCCGACGGCTCGGGGTGCGGGCGATCGCGGTGCACTCGGAGGCGGACGCCGACCTGCCGTTCGTGACCGAGGCCGACGAGGCGGTCTGCGTCGGCCCGGCCAACCCGGCGCAGAGCTACCGCAACGTGGAGGCGATCCTCGCCGCGGCCCGGAGCACCGGCGCGCAGGCGATCCACCCCGGCTACGGCTTCCTGTCGGAGAACGCCGACTTCGCCCGTACCGTCGAGGGGGCCGGCCTGATCTGGGTCGGGCCCGGCGCGGACGCGATCACCGCGATGGGCGACAAGATCAACGCTCGGAACCTGATGGCGGCGGCCGGCGTCCCGGTCGCGCCCGGCACCACCGAGCCGGCGGCCGACCTGGACGCGGCGGTCACCGCTGCCGCCGAGATCGGCTACCCGGTGATGGTCAAGGCGGCGGCCGGTGGCGGCGGCATGGGCATGGGCGTGGCGGCCGACGAGGCCGCGCTGCGCACCGAGTACGACAAGGTCCGCGCGTTCGCCGAGCGCATGTTCGGCGACGGCTCGGTGCTGATCGAGCGGTACTTCCCCCGGGTCCGCCACGTCGAGGTGCAGATCCTCGGCCTGGCCGACGGCCGGGTGGTGGCGCTCGGCGAGCGCGAGTGCTCGGTGCAGCGGCGCAACCAGAAGCTGGTCGAGGAGTCCCCCTCCCCGGCGGTCTCGGAGGAGCTGCGGTCGCGGTTCCTGGCCGCGGCGGTCCGCGCCGGCGAGGCGGTCGGCTACCGCAACGCGGGCACCGTCGAATGTCTGCTCGACCCCACCACGCAGGAGTTCTTCTTCCTGGAGATGAACACGCGGCTCCAGGTCGAGCACCCGGTCACCGAGTACGTCTACGGCGTCGACCTGGTCGAGGAGCAGTTGCGGGTGGCCGCCGGCCTGCCGCCGACGTTCGACCCGGACGCGCTCACCCCGCGCGGGCACGCCATCGAGCTGCGGATCAACGCGGAGGACCCGAAGCGGTTCCTGCCCGGACCGGGCGCGATCACCACCTGGAACGAGCCGTCCGGCACCGGGGTGCGGGTGGATTCCGGCTACGTCGCCGGCAACACGGTCACCCCGTTCTACGACAGCCTGCTGGCCAAGCTGATCGTCAGCGGCGCCACCCGGGCGGAGGCCGTCGAGCGGGCGCGGGCGGCGGTCGCCCAGTTCGAGGTCGCCGGCCCGAAGTGCAACCTGCCGTTCTTCGCCGAGCTGCTGGAGAACCCGGAGTTCTGCTCCGGCGACTACGACACCGGCATCGTGGGCCGGATGCGCTGA
- a CDS encoding acyl-CoA dehydrogenase family protein, with the protein MDYRLDDEQAALRESVREFAREVVAPTIAEHYENHTFPYEIVRQMGKMGLFGLPFPEEHGGMGGDYFALCLALEELARVDSSVAITLEAAVSLGAMPIHRFGTAEQKERWLPKLLSGEALAGFGLTEPGTGSDAGGTRTRAVLDGDEWVINGSKAFITNSGTDITALVTVTAVTGTKPDGSKELSTIIVPSGTPGFTVAPGYSKVGWTASDTHELTFDDCRVPAGNLLGERGRGFAQFLRILDEGRIAIAALAVGLAQGCVDESIKYAKERQAFGQPIGNYQAIQFKIADMELKAHTARLAYYDAAARMLAGEPFKRQAAIAKLHASTVAVDNAREATQIHGGYGFMNEYPVARFWRDSKILEIGEGTSEVQRMIIARDLGM; encoded by the coding sequence ATGGACTACCGGCTCGACGACGAGCAGGCGGCGCTGCGCGAGAGCGTCCGGGAGTTCGCCCGCGAGGTGGTGGCGCCGACCATCGCCGAGCACTACGAGAACCACACCTTCCCGTACGAGATCGTCCGCCAGATGGGCAAGATGGGGCTGTTCGGGCTCCCGTTCCCGGAGGAGCACGGCGGCATGGGCGGCGACTACTTCGCGCTCTGCCTGGCGCTGGAGGAGCTGGCCCGGGTCGATTCGAGCGTGGCCATCACGCTGGAGGCGGCGGTTTCGCTCGGCGCGATGCCGATCCACCGGTTCGGCACCGCGGAGCAGAAGGAGCGGTGGCTGCCGAAGCTGCTCAGCGGCGAGGCGCTGGCCGGCTTCGGGCTCACCGAGCCGGGCACCGGCTCGGACGCGGGCGGCACCCGGACCCGGGCGGTGCTGGACGGCGACGAGTGGGTGATCAACGGTTCGAAGGCGTTCATCACCAACTCCGGCACCGACATCACCGCGCTGGTCACGGTCACCGCGGTCACCGGCACGAAGCCGGACGGCAGCAAGGAGCTGTCCACCATCATCGTGCCGTCGGGCACGCCCGGCTTCACGGTCGCGCCCGGTTACTCCAAGGTCGGTTGGACCGCCTCGGACACGCACGAGTTGACGTTCGACGACTGCCGGGTGCCGGCGGGCAACCTGCTCGGTGAGCGCGGCCGGGGCTTCGCCCAGTTCCTGCGCATCCTCGACGAGGGCCGGATCGCCATCGCCGCGCTGGCGGTCGGGCTGGCCCAGGGCTGCGTCGACGAGTCGATCAAGTACGCCAAGGAGCGCCAGGCGTTCGGCCAGCCGATCGGCAACTACCAGGCGATCCAGTTCAAGATCGCCGACATGGAGCTGAAGGCGCACACCGCCCGGCTGGCCTACTACGACGCCGCCGCCCGGATGCTGGCCGGTGAGCCGTTCAAGCGGCAGGCGGCGATCGCGAAGTTGCACGCCAGCACCGTCGCGGTGGACAACGCGCGGGAGGCGACCCAGATCCACGGCGGCTACGGCTTCATGAACGAGTACCCGGTCGCCCGCTTCTGGCGCGATTCCAAGATCCTGGAGATCGGCGAGGGCACCAGCGAGGTGCAGCGCATGATCATTGCGCGCGACCTCGGCATGTGA
- a CDS encoding MarR family winged helix-turn-helix transcriptional regulator yields MDQNVFDDPRITAVGLLVEAHAGLSARFAAQFEEHGLSPVEFEVLTRLARSPNNQLRMTDLAAQTSLSTSGVTRVVDRMERDGLIRRRACPSDRRSSFAVVTTAGLGRLDEILPGHLKIIEQWFTGQLEPTQLDGLLDGLRRVRDAVHPGATAGSTEPAGNATC; encoded by the coding sequence GTGGATCAGAACGTGTTCGACGACCCCCGGATCACCGCCGTCGGCCTGCTCGTCGAGGCGCACGCCGGGCTCTCCGCCCGGTTCGCCGCCCAGTTCGAGGAGCACGGGCTCTCCCCGGTCGAGTTCGAGGTGCTCACCCGACTCGCCCGTTCCCCCAACAACCAGCTACGGATGACCGACCTGGCGGCCCAGACCTCGCTCTCCACCAGCGGGGTGACCCGGGTGGTGGACCGGATGGAGCGCGACGGCCTGATCCGCCGCCGGGCCTGCCCCTCCGACCGGCGCAGCTCGTTCGCCGTGGTGACCACCGCGGGTCTGGGCCGACTGGACGAGATCCTGCCCGGCCACCTGAAGATCATCGAGCAGTGGTTCACCGGCCAGCTCGAACCGACCCAGCTCGACGGGCTCCTGGACGGGTTGCGCCGGGTGCGGGACGCGGTCCACCCGGGCGCCACGGCCGGCAGCACCGAACCGGCCGGGAACGCCACCTGCTGA
- a CDS encoding hydroxymethylglutaryl-CoA lyase has translation MPDAVSIREVGPRDGLQNEEPIPTDAKVRLLDALSRTGVRRIEAVSFVHPKAIPQMADADEVWQRAAKVDGVRYSALVPNTRGAQRALAAGFTEIEVVVSASDTHNRRNVNRSTDESLDDIAELIALLHEAGATAEVIVATSFGCPYEGDVDPARVAAIVDRVVRDGADRVAFGDTTGMGTPRRVRELVTAVRDRNAQVPVLLHFHNTRGTALANMLTAMELGVTEFDASVGGLGGCPYAPGASGNLATEEAVHMLHDMGVDTGIDLDALIEAAELAEHLLAKKLPSGVLRAGPRTRLTPLPS, from the coding sequence CTGCCGGACGCCGTCTCCATCCGCGAGGTCGGCCCGCGGGACGGGCTCCAGAACGAGGAGCCCATCCCCACCGACGCCAAGGTGCGGCTGCTCGACGCGCTGTCCCGGACCGGGGTACGCCGCATCGAGGCCGTCTCCTTCGTGCACCCGAAAGCGATCCCGCAGATGGCCGACGCCGACGAGGTGTGGCAGCGGGCGGCGAAGGTCGACGGCGTGCGCTACTCGGCGCTGGTGCCGAACACCCGGGGCGCGCAGCGGGCCCTAGCCGCCGGCTTCACCGAGATCGAGGTGGTGGTGTCGGCGAGCGACACGCACAACCGGCGCAACGTCAACCGCTCGACAGACGAGTCGCTCGACGACATCGCCGAGCTGATCGCGCTGCTGCACGAGGCGGGCGCGACCGCCGAGGTGATCGTGGCGACCAGCTTCGGGTGCCCCTACGAGGGGGACGTCGACCCGGCGCGGGTGGCCGCCATCGTGGACCGGGTGGTCCGGGACGGCGCGGACCGGGTCGCATTCGGCGACACCACCGGCATGGGTACGCCCCGGCGGGTCCGCGAGCTGGTCACCGCCGTACGCGACCGCAACGCGCAGGTGCCGGTGCTGCTGCACTTCCACAACACCCGGGGCACCGCGCTGGCGAACATGCTGACCGCCATGGAGCTGGGGGTCACCGAGTTCGACGCCAGCGTCGGTGGCCTCGGCGGCTGCCCGTACGCCCCGGGGGCGAGCGGCAACCTGGCCACCGAGGAGGCGGTGCACATGCTGCACGACATGGGCGTCGACACCGGCATCGACCTGGACGCCCTGATCGAGGCGGCGGAGCTGGCCGAGCACCTGCTCGCCAAGAAGCTCCCCTCCGGCGTCCTCCGAGCCGGCCCCCGCACCCGCCTCACCCCCCTCCCGTCCTGA
- a CDS encoding TetR/AcrR family transcriptional regulator translates to MAVEQQARGAAGTTRRRSRRDEILEIAVGLFAQRGYHGVSMDDIGAAAGVTGPALYHHFAGKEAMLVAALVPVSEGLLAGGKERAAGRPGDPRGALESLIDFHVEFALANPAVIALHLHELDRLPDEPRRRIRRLQRMYVEEWVTVLTALHPGLPDGAARVLAHAAFGLMNSTPFLGGEVDRRRRAELLRGATLAALLAPTDPTTPPDTPHAP, encoded by the coding sequence GTGGCGGTGGAACAGCAGGCGCGGGGGGCGGCGGGCACGACCCGGCGCCGATCCCGGCGGGACGAGATCCTGGAGATCGCGGTCGGCCTCTTCGCCCAGCGGGGCTATCACGGCGTGTCGATGGACGACATCGGTGCGGCGGCCGGCGTCACCGGTCCGGCGCTCTACCATCACTTCGCCGGCAAGGAGGCGATGCTGGTCGCGGCGCTGGTGCCGGTCAGTGAGGGGCTGCTCGCCGGGGGCAAGGAACGGGCCGCCGGCCGTCCGGGCGACCCGCGCGGCGCGCTGGAGTCGCTGATCGACTTCCACGTCGAGTTCGCGCTGGCGAACCCCGCGGTGATCGCGCTGCACCTGCACGAGCTGGACCGCCTCCCGGACGAGCCGCGCCGCCGGATCCGCCGGCTCCAGCGGATGTACGTCGAAGAGTGGGTCACGGTGCTGACCGCGCTGCACCCGGGCCTGCCGGACGGCGCCGCCCGGGTGCTCGCGCACGCCGCGTTCGGCCTGATGAACTCCACCCCGTTCCTCGGTGGCGAGGTGGATCGCCGACGCCGGGCCGAGCTGCTGCGCGGCGCGACCCTGGCGGCCCTGCTGGCCCCCACCGACCCCACGACCCCACCTGACACGCCGCACGCGCCTTAA
- a CDS encoding Rossmann-fold NAD(P)-binding domain-containing protein codes for MAWASRFRIHHRIASRYRSGPVLLAGDAAHVHSPAGGQGMNLGLRDAVALGEALAVGPDALDRYAADRRPRAEEVLGFAAGLTRLAAAPPALRPLRDLLLRTVSALPPARRRLAVRLAGFEPAPLPPDPALTGG; via the coding sequence ATGGCGTGGGCGTCCCGGTTCCGGATCCACCACCGGATCGCCAGCCGGTACCGGTCCGGCCCGGTGCTGCTCGCCGGCGACGCGGCGCACGTGCACAGCCCGGCCGGTGGGCAGGGGATGAATCTCGGGCTGCGCGACGCGGTCGCCCTCGGTGAGGCGCTCGCCGTCGGCCCGGACGCCCTCGACCGGTACGCCGCCGACCGTCGCCCCCGCGCCGAGGAGGTGCTCGGCTTCGCCGCCGGGCTCACCCGGCTCGCCGCTGCCCCGCCGGCCCTCCGGCCGTTGCGCGACCTGCTGCTCCGGACCGTCTCGGCGCTGCCGCCGGCCCGCCGACGGCTGGCCGTCCGCCTGGCCGGCTTCGAGCCCGCTCCCCTCCCACCCGACCCCGCACTGACCGGCGGGTAA
- a CDS encoding acyl-CoA carboxylase subunit beta: MTLDGEALEQLRKRARAGGADKYHAANAAKGKLFARERVAYLVDEGSFVEDGLYANAMADGLPADGVVTGTATIDGRPVCLMANDSTVKAGSWGARTVEKIIRIIERAYSTRVPMVYLVDSAGARITDQVDLFPGRRGAGKIFWNQVRASGAIPQVCALFGPSAAGGAYIPAFCDVVAMVDGNASMYLGSDRMVEMVTGEKTTLEAMGGAKVHCVESGVGHFLCKTENDALDVVRTYLSYLPSNWQQDPPAVEAKPAPEKADLAALVPASERQAFDMRRYVKGLLDEGSFFEIQALWAKELTIGFGRLNGEVVGVLGNNSMFKGGVLFVDSADKATRFVQLCDAFNVPLLFLSDVPGFMVGSAVEKQGIIRHGAKMITAISEATVPKICVVVRKAYGAGLYAMAGPGFEPDATIALPTAKIAVMGAEAAVNAVYANKIAAIADADERAAFVAAKREEYERDIDVVRLASELVVDAIVEPHELRAELVRRFAAARGKERHFSTRRHGVTPV; this comes from the coding sequence GTGACGCTCGACGGTGAGGCACTGGAGCAGCTGCGCAAGCGCGCCCGCGCCGGCGGTGCGGACAAATACCATGCGGCCAACGCCGCCAAGGGCAAGCTCTTCGCCCGCGAACGGGTGGCCTACCTGGTCGACGAGGGCTCCTTCGTCGAGGACGGGCTCTACGCCAACGCCATGGCCGACGGCCTGCCCGCCGACGGGGTGGTGACCGGCACCGCGACCATCGACGGCCGGCCGGTCTGCCTGATGGCGAACGACTCCACGGTCAAGGCCGGCAGTTGGGGCGCGCGCACCGTCGAGAAGATCATCCGGATCATCGAGCGGGCCTACTCGACCCGCGTCCCGATGGTCTACCTGGTCGACTCCGCCGGCGCCCGGATCACCGACCAGGTCGACCTGTTCCCGGGCCGGCGCGGCGCCGGGAAGATCTTCTGGAACCAGGTCCGGGCCTCCGGCGCGATCCCGCAGGTCTGCGCGCTGTTCGGGCCGAGCGCGGCGGGCGGGGCGTACATTCCGGCGTTCTGCGACGTGGTGGCCATGGTGGACGGCAACGCCAGCATGTACCTCGGCTCCGACCGGATGGTCGAGATGGTCACCGGCGAGAAGACCACGCTGGAGGCGATGGGCGGCGCCAAGGTGCACTGCGTCGAGTCCGGGGTGGGTCACTTCCTCTGCAAGACCGAGAACGACGCGCTCGACGTGGTGCGGACCTACCTGTCGTACCTGCCGTCGAACTGGCAGCAGGACCCGCCGGCCGTCGAGGCGAAGCCGGCACCGGAGAAGGCCGACCTGGCCGCGCTGGTCCCGGCCAGCGAGCGGCAGGCGTTCGACATGCGCCGGTACGTCAAGGGCCTGCTCGACGAGGGCAGCTTCTTCGAGATCCAGGCGCTCTGGGCCAAGGAGCTGACCATCGGCTTCGGCCGGCTGAACGGCGAGGTCGTCGGCGTGCTCGGCAACAACTCCATGTTCAAGGGCGGCGTGCTCTTCGTCGACTCGGCCGACAAGGCGACCCGGTTCGTGCAGCTCTGCGACGCGTTCAACGTGCCGCTGCTGTTCCTGAGCGACGTGCCCGGGTTCATGGTCGGCAGCGCGGTGGAGAAGCAGGGCATCATCCGGCACGGCGCGAAGATGATCACGGCGATCTCCGAGGCGACCGTACCGAAGATCTGCGTGGTGGTCCGCAAGGCGTACGGCGCGGGCCTCTACGCCATGGCCGGCCCCGGCTTCGAGCCCGACGCCACCATCGCGCTGCCCACCGCGAAGATCGCGGTGATGGGCGCGGAGGCCGCGGTCAACGCGGTCTACGCCAACAAGATCGCCGCCATCGCCGACGCCGACGAGCGGGCCGCCTTCGTCGCCGCGAAGCGCGAGGAGTACGAGCGCGACATCGACGTGGTCCGCCTCGCCAGCGAGCTGGTGGTGGACGCGATCGTCGAGCCGCACGAGCTGCGCGCCGAGCTGGTCCGCCGGTTCGCCGCCGCGCGCGGCAAGGAGCGGCACTTCTCCACCCGCCGGCACGGCGTCACCCCGGTCTGA
- a CDS encoding ATP-binding protein, which yields MTPEHDRSRSPGGRASLSDLLRGHRLAVGLTQAELAGRAGVGVRTVRDLERGRATRPQRTTVDLLADALGLTGPARREFVATARPAPVAADPGTPVALPQPVPLLGRERDVAEVTALLDAHPVVSLVGLAGVGKTALALTVAHAVAARHPGGAVGVLIGDGSDAADVVAASVTVFGVSRLADLPCRLAGRPALLLVDAVERAPGPVAEALRSLTAVAPTLRVLATGRRPVGLPGELVRPVAPLDVPPAGAEPADRAELDRWPAAALFATRFTQARHAPPAPAELPALAALVRRLGGLPLAIELMAARGRILDVTELLDRYGDRVLDLAGGRPGWTPADPVAATVTLREAVATSYHLLAPAERAALRRLSAFRNRWSVALAEELLADGGDRWDAVPLLDRLSELGLLSVRGVGPFRFRLLDAVRDFAAEQADLAGETAAIRLRHASVIAALVRRTAPGLVGAELPGTVHLLDEATGDITAALAYAAEEAPATALLLAAALPRWWRLRGRDVSGRRWLRRLLADPRTADARPVLRAWALLGSARLAAEHGAGPEELPAARAALAVFAEVGDVTGELSARSVLCAVLRGLGSHDEAREQAEAALTLASRHGRVREMAVAQHHLTWHDVRVGELAGARRRLAAVDRLAAQCGDQRLRLLARADLAELTRLEGRYAEAVEQGRRAASALVELGDPGRRRRTIGTVGLALALQGRDDEALAVVAELWPCGPAPGPRRAPDAERWEAPGAGRDARTEDALRALIEGQVALHRGDRELAAEWFATAAEAAAGGADRRDLVEALVGLAASTGDLTVLDRLDRARQITGVNLLPREEELLYALAAQRGRAGRT from the coding sequence ATGACTCCCGAGCATGATCGTTCGCGGAGCCCGGGTGGTCGGGCGTCGTTGTCCGATCTGTTGCGCGGGCACCGGCTCGCCGTCGGCCTGACTCAGGCCGAGCTGGCGGGCCGGGCCGGCGTGGGCGTGCGGACCGTCCGCGATCTGGAGCGGGGGCGCGCGACCCGACCCCAACGCACCACCGTCGACCTGCTCGCCGACGCGCTCGGCCTGACCGGCCCGGCCCGCCGGGAGTTCGTCGCCACCGCCCGACCCGCGCCGGTAGCGGCCGATCCGGGTACGCCGGTCGCGCTGCCCCAGCCCGTGCCGCTGCTCGGCCGGGAACGCGACGTGGCCGAGGTGACCGCCCTGCTCGACGCGCACCCGGTGGTGAGCCTGGTCGGGCTCGCCGGCGTCGGCAAGACCGCGCTCGCGCTCACCGTCGCCCATGCGGTCGCGGCCCGGCACCCGGGCGGCGCGGTCGGCGTGCTGATCGGCGACGGCTCGGACGCCGCCGACGTGGTCGCCGCCTCGGTGACGGTGTTCGGTGTGAGCCGGCTCGCCGACCTGCCCTGCCGGCTCGCCGGCCGACCGGCGCTGCTGCTCGTCGACGCCGTCGAGCGGGCGCCCGGGCCGGTGGCTGAGGCGCTGCGGTCGCTGACCGCCGTCGCGCCGACCCTGCGGGTCCTGGCGACCGGCCGCCGTCCGGTCGGGCTCCCCGGCGAGCTGGTCCGGCCGGTGGCGCCGCTCGACGTGCCACCCGCCGGCGCCGAACCGGCGGACCGGGCCGAGCTGGACCGCTGGCCCGCCGCGGCGCTCTTCGCCACCCGCTTCACCCAGGCCCGGCACGCGCCGCCCGCCCCGGCCGAACTGCCGGCGCTCGCGGCGCTGGTCCGCCGCCTCGGCGGCCTGCCGCTGGCGATCGAACTGATGGCGGCGCGGGGCCGCATCCTCGACGTCACCGAACTGCTGGACCGCTACGGCGACCGGGTCCTCGACCTGGCCGGCGGGCGTCCCGGCTGGACGCCTGCCGACCCGGTCGCCGCCACGGTGACGCTGCGGGAGGCGGTCGCGACCAGCTATCACCTGCTCGCCCCGGCCGAACGCGCTGCGCTGCGCCGGCTCTCCGCCTTCCGTAACCGCTGGTCGGTCGCGCTGGCCGAGGAACTACTCGCCGACGGTGGGGACCGGTGGGACGCGGTGCCGCTGCTGGACCGGCTCAGCGAGCTGGGCCTGCTGAGTGTCCGGGGCGTCGGCCCGTTCCGGTTCCGGCTGCTCGACGCGGTCCGGGACTTCGCGGCCGAGCAGGCCGACCTGGCGGGCGAGACGGCGGCGATCCGGCTCCGCCACGCGTCGGTGATCGCCGCGCTGGTCCGGCGTACCGCGCCCGGCCTGGTCGGCGCGGAGCTGCCCGGCACCGTGCACCTGCTCGACGAGGCGACCGGCGACATCACCGCCGCGCTGGCGTACGCCGCCGAGGAGGCGCCGGCCACCGCGCTGCTGCTGGCCGCCGCGCTGCCCCGGTGGTGGCGGTTGCGCGGACGGGACGTCTCCGGCCGCCGGTGGCTGCGCCGGCTGCTGGCCGATCCGCGTACCGCCGACGCCCGTCCGGTGCTGCGGGCCTGGGCCCTGCTCGGGTCGGCGCGGCTGGCCGCCGAGCACGGCGCGGGGCCGGAGGAGCTGCCGGCGGCGCGTGCGGCACTGGCCGTCTTCGCCGAGGTCGGCGACGTGACCGGGGAGCTGTCCGCGCGGTCGGTGCTCTGCGCGGTGCTGCGCGGGCTGGGTTCCCACGACGAGGCCCGCGAGCAGGCCGAGGCGGCGCTGACGCTGGCCTCCCGGCACGGCCGGGTACGCGAGATGGCGGTCGCCCAGCACCACCTGACCTGGCACGACGTACGCGTGGGAGAGCTGGCCGGCGCCCGGCGGCGGCTGGCCGCGGTCGACCGGCTGGCGGCGCAGTGCGGCGACCAGCGGCTCCGCCTGCTGGCCCGGGCCGATCTGGCCGAGCTGACCCGGTTGGAGGGCCGTTACGCCGAGGCGGTCGAGCAGGGGCGGCGGGCGGCGTCCGCGCTGGTGGAGCTGGGCGATCCGGGCCGGCGTCGCCGGACGATCGGCACGGTCGGGCTGGCGCTCGCACTCCAGGGGCGGGACGACGAGGCGCTGGCGGTGGTGGCCGAGCTGTGGCCGTGCGGCCCGGCGCCGGGCCCGCGTCGCGCACCGGACGCCGAGCGGTGGGAAGCGCCCGGTGCGGGCCGGGACGCCCGCACCGAGGATGCGCTCCGCGCGTTGATCGAGGGTCAGGTGGCGTTGCACCGCGGCGACCGCGAGCTGGCGGCGGAGTGGTTCGCCACGGCGGCGGAGGCGGCGGCCGGGGGCGCGGACCGGCGGGACCTGGTCGAGGCGCTGGTGGGGCTGGCGGCCAGCACCGGCGATCTGACCGTGCTGGACCGGCTGGACCGGGCGCGGCAGATCACCGGCGTCAACCTGCTGCCCCGTGAGGAGGAGTTGCTCTACGCGTTGGCCGCGCAGCGGGGACGCGCGGGCCGGACCTGA
- a CDS encoding YceI family protein, which produces MTSSTEATTRDWEGLTIPTPGTYLLDAAHKRVGFVARHMMVSKVRGEFADATATITVTDDPLQSSVTASIQAASINTAQADRDGHLRSPEFLDAEQFPTLEFRSTGVKSREGNEFVLAGELTVKGVTRPVDLQVEFEGVGRSPFGQDIFGFSAHTEIDREDFGLTWNVALETGGVLVGRKVKIEIEGEAIRQG; this is translated from the coding sequence ATGACCAGCAGCACCGAGGCGACTACCCGCGACTGGGAGGGTCTCACCATCCCCACCCCCGGCACCTACCTCCTGGACGCCGCGCACAAGCGCGTCGGTTTCGTCGCGCGGCACATGATGGTCAGCAAGGTACGCGGTGAGTTCGCCGACGCCACCGCCACCATCACCGTCACCGACGACCCGCTGCAGTCCTCGGTCACGGCCAGCATCCAGGCGGCCAGCATCAACACCGCGCAGGCCGACCGGGACGGGCACCTGCGCAGCCCGGAGTTCCTCGACGCCGAGCAGTTCCCGACGCTGGAGTTCCGCAGCACCGGCGTGAAGTCCCGTGAGGGCAACGAGTTCGTGCTCGCCGGTGAGCTGACCGTGAAGGGCGTGACCCGTCCGGTGGACCTCCAGGTCGAGTTCGAGGGCGTCGGCCGCAGCCCGTTCGGGCAGGACATCTTCGGCTTCTCCGCGCACACCGAGATCGACCGGGAGGACTTCGGTCTCACCTGGAACGTGGCGCTGGAGACCGGCGGCGTCCTGGTCGGCCGCAAGGTCAAGATCGAGATCGAGGGCGAGGCCATCCGCCAGGGCTGA